The proteins below come from a single Crateriforma spongiae genomic window:
- a CDS encoding calmodulin-binding protein produces the protein MIRQIFIAAVLAAAAFATIQPASAEPRAYGQAWGGGARPHDWNRFYHYPYVYYPQNFYGQDYYKSSDSLYHRYPSEMRIPVYNKRWHNFYPSNRRFHSGHHFILDTF, from the coding sequence ATGATCCGTCAGATTTTCATTGCCGCCGTTTTAGCGGCCGCGGCTTTTGCCACCATTCAACCGGCCTCGGCCGAACCTCGTGCCTATGGTCAGGCATGGGGTGGCGGCGCCAGACCGCATGACTGGAACCGCTTTTATCACTATCCGTACGTCTATTACCCGCAGAACTTCTACGGGCAAGACTACTACAAAAGCAGCGACAGCTTGTACCATCGTTATCCGTCCGAAATGCGGATTCCGGTGTACAACAAACGCTGGCACAACTTTTATCCCAGCAACCGCCGGTTCCACAGCGGACATCACTTCATCCTGGACACGTTCTAG
- a CDS encoding DUF3299 domain-containing protein: MSVDAAQLSATDDSVEFPYRAISPWAIMSIVFAFLALVGILWWPVLGMAALGLAASVLALRMIGRYPDEYSGKLLAMIGLAVNGLMLAGVGSLHAYWYMTEVPDGYTRVHFYELQQPESESDMPADKAFEIDGEKVFLKGYIHPSSGSGMLRQFILVPDLGTCCFGGQPVSSDMIEVTLKGGQTVRAGFLKQKLAGEFQLNRTPREIADFDNQVLYRMKVDQIR, translated from the coding sequence ATGTCTGTTGATGCTGCACAACTGTCCGCGACCGATGATTCGGTTGAATTTCCCTATCGCGCGATCAGTCCTTGGGCGATCATGTCGATCGTGTTTGCCTTCTTGGCGTTGGTCGGCATCTTGTGGTGGCCTGTGCTGGGAATGGCGGCATTGGGCCTGGCCGCGTCGGTGCTGGCGCTGCGGATGATCGGCCGTTATCCCGACGAATACAGCGGCAAATTGCTGGCGATGATCGGGCTGGCGGTCAACGGACTGATGCTTGCGGGCGTGGGATCGCTGCACGCGTATTGGTACATGACCGAGGTGCCCGACGGTTATACGCGAGTCCATTTTTACGAGCTGCAGCAACCCGAAAGCGAATCGGACATGCCGGCCGATAAAGCTTTTGAGATTGACGGGGAGAAGGTTTTTTTGAAGGGTTACATCCACCCGTCCTCCGGCAGCGGAATGCTTCGTCAATTCATCCTGGTTCCCGACTTGGGCACTTGCTGTTTCGGCGGACAACCGGTCAGCAGCGACATGATTGAAGTGACGCTCAAGGGCGGGCAGACCGTTCGTGCCGGTTTCCTGAAACAGAAACTGGCCGGCGAGTTCCAGTTGAACCGAACGCCGCGTGAAATCGCCGACTTTGACAACCAAGTGTTGTATCGAATGAAGGTCGACCAAATCCGCTGA
- a CDS encoding DUF3299 domain-containing protein has protein sequence MTAGLWAAATVSAEDQSRPSRAAIRGAQVDDEGRELAEDRKSSQARLAKGDINFDDLKFDIEKGETFDEKQLTDRVKFLNGRSVELRGYILPSTLFRMTNIDQFVLVRDNQECCFGPGAALFDCVMVKMTDGNTTDFVTRPVTVRGKFKIDAKSYRYPGGRGPDGASHLAVFEIEGVEVR, from the coding sequence CTGACGGCCGGATTGTGGGCTGCCGCGACGGTGAGCGCCGAGGACCAATCCCGCCCCTCACGCGCGGCCATTCGCGGTGCCCAGGTGGACGATGAGGGACGCGAGCTGGCGGAAGATCGCAAGAGCAGTCAGGCGCGGTTGGCCAAAGGCGATATCAACTTCGACGACTTGAAGTTTGATATCGAAAAAGGTGAAACCTTTGACGAAAAACAATTGACCGATCGTGTCAAATTTCTGAACGGACGAAGCGTCGAACTGCGCGGCTATATCTTGCCCAGCACACTGTTCCGGATGACCAACATCGATCAGTTCGTTTTGGTACGTGACAACCAAGAATGTTGCTTCGGACCCGGCGCGGCGCTTTTTGATTGTGTGATGGTCAAGATGACCGATGGCAACACCACCGACTTTGTCACTCGTCCGGTGACCGTGCGGGGCAAATTCAAGATCGATGCCAAGTCCTATCGCTACCCCGGCGGTCGCGGACCCGACGGTGCCAGCCACTTGGCCGTGTTTGAAATCGAAGGCGTCGAAGTCCGCTAG
- a CDS encoding aldose 1-epimerase family protein, with the protein MTTESQPLRSLENRSDSIRWDPDSPLSMTVNTRQGDIVTRLGRFVGGRSDGVEIVEIDTGAAIVRVLPSRGMGIWEIEVGGTRFGWRSPVEGPVHPQHVPVFDPSGLGWLEGFDELVARCGLESNGAPQHDDAGHLVYPLHGRIANLPADSLSIEFDEASGRLDLIGEMLESRLFFKRLRLRSRIRMHAGSTRVDLLDDVTNELDKAATAQMLYHINVGPPVLGEGATLDAPTVELAGKDDLSAGEIDQWNQFGPPTAGYGERVYFSQLQADDNGHTTAMLCSADRDKALAVDFATKTLPYFVTWKNTSSENDGYVTGLEPATNLPNTREFETGQGRVVTLEPGECVSFRLALIPMTDAAKIEKVSDAIERLREGVDTTVHREPKPGWSA; encoded by the coding sequence ATGACAACAGAATCCCAGCCATTGCGTTCGCTAGAAAACCGATCGGATTCCATCCGATGGGACCCGGATTCGCCGCTTTCGATGACGGTCAACACGCGTCAGGGCGACATCGTGACACGCCTGGGTCGGTTCGTCGGTGGCCGCAGCGACGGGGTCGAAATCGTTGAAATCGACACCGGTGCGGCAATTGTGCGCGTCTTGCCCAGTCGCGGAATGGGCATTTGGGAAATCGAAGTCGGTGGGACTCGTTTCGGTTGGCGATCCCCGGTCGAAGGCCCGGTTCATCCCCAACATGTTCCCGTGTTCGATCCCAGCGGGTTGGGTTGGCTGGAAGGTTTCGACGAACTGGTCGCACGTTGTGGGTTGGAAAGCAATGGCGCACCCCAACACGACGATGCGGGCCATCTGGTGTATCCGCTGCACGGCCGGATCGCCAACTTGCCGGCCGATTCGTTGTCGATCGAGTTTGACGAAGCGTCCGGACGTCTGGACTTGATCGGTGAAATGTTGGAAAGCCGTCTGTTCTTCAAGCGATTGCGCCTGCGAAGTCGTATTCGCATGCATGCCGGGTCGACACGAGTGGATCTGTTGGATGACGTGACCAACGAGCTGGATAAAGCCGCCACGGCACAGATGCTTTATCACATCAACGTCGGTCCACCCGTCTTGGGCGAAGGTGCGACGTTGGACGCCCCGACCGTTGAATTGGCCGGCAAAGATGATCTGTCTGCCGGCGAGATCGACCAATGGAATCAATTCGGTCCGCCCACGGCTGGTTATGGCGAACGGGTGTATTTCAGCCAGTTGCAAGCCGACGACAACGGGCACACCACCGCGATGCTGTGTTCGGCCGATCGCGACAAGGCGCTTGCCGTTGACTTTGCGACCAAGACCCTGCCCTACTTCGTGACCTGGAAGAACACGTCGTCGGAAAACGATGGTTACGTGACCGGTTTGGAACCGGCAACCAATTTGCCCAACACCCGCGAGTTCGAAACCGGACAAGGTCGCGTCGTCACGTTGGAACCGGGTGAATGCGTCTCATTCCGTCTGGCGCTAATCCCAATGACCGATGCCGCGAAGATCGAAAAGGTCAGCGACGCGATCGAACGGTTGCGCGAAGGCGTCGACACCACGGTGCACCGCGAACCAAAACCGGGCTGGTCCGCCTGA
- a CDS encoding cupin domain-containing protein: MSQIKLDEGLISSDNVAAILDRAMDAGDGLLRLTPTWVPRSFLHPGRRIKLHPNDYYRFGAQRGGIDERWFGSTTEAANDGRVWHEGLSMCLFEGQQFLLRDAVAEQGDRLIGKDMFAKYDRWPVYSKFFDNMGPIPHHMHQTFEDAKLVGQEGKPESYYFPPQLNNVDNNFAYTFMGLEPGTQPEDVRRCLERWDDGDNGILDLSRAYRLQRGTGWLIPPGVLHAPGSLCTYEPQWGSDVFGMYQSIVEGRYVPWDLLVKDMPEEKHRDLDFIVGQLDWDKNVDTHFKQSNFLQPVRDESRSGDGYEDLWIVYGTVDGRQLFSAKELTIQPGAKCKLQDPGASSWITVQGRGRMGNLDLQTPAMIRFGEHTTDEVFISHTAATAGVEIENTGSEPLVGLRYFGPDTHENLPSAGS, from the coding sequence ATGAGCCAGATCAAGTTAGACGAAGGTTTGATTTCAAGCGACAACGTGGCCGCCATCTTGGACCGCGCCATGGACGCAGGCGATGGATTGCTGCGGCTGACCCCGACCTGGGTGCCACGTTCGTTTCTGCATCCCGGACGACGGATCAAACTGCACCCCAACGACTACTATCGCTTCGGCGCCCAACGCGGTGGGATCGATGAACGATGGTTCGGCAGCACGACCGAGGCGGCAAACGATGGTCGCGTCTGGCACGAAGGGCTCAGCATGTGCCTGTTCGAAGGCCAACAATTTTTGCTGCGGGACGCCGTTGCCGAACAGGGCGATCGACTGATCGGCAAAGACATGTTTGCGAAGTATGACCGTTGGCCCGTGTATTCGAAATTCTTCGACAACATGGGGCCGATCCCGCACCACATGCACCAGACCTTCGAGGACGCCAAACTGGTCGGCCAAGAAGGCAAACCGGAAAGTTATTACTTTCCGCCCCAACTGAACAACGTCGACAACAACTTCGCATACACGTTCATGGGGTTGGAACCCGGCACGCAACCCGAAGACGTCCGTCGGTGTTTGGAACGTTGGGACGACGGCGATAACGGCATCTTGGATCTCAGTCGCGCCTATCGATTGCAGCGTGGTACCGGTTGGCTGATCCCGCCGGGTGTTTTGCACGCACCGGGTTCACTGTGCACCTATGAACCGCAGTGGGGCAGCGACGTGTTCGGCATGTACCAATCAATCGTCGAAGGCCGCTACGTCCCCTGGGACTTGTTGGTCAAAGACATGCCGGAGGAAAAACATCGCGACTTGGATTTCATCGTCGGCCAGCTGGATTGGGACAAGAATGTCGACACCCATTTCAAGCAAAGCAATTTCTTGCAACCCGTTCGCGACGAATCACGCAGCGGCGATGGATACGAAGACCTGTGGATCGTCTATGGGACTGTCGACGGACGTCAATTGTTCAGCGCAAAAGAGTTGACCATCCAGCCAGGTGCGAAGTGCAAACTGCAAGACCCCGGTGCAAGCAGTTGGATCACCGTCCAAGGACGCGGACGGATGGGCAATTTGGATCTGCAGACCCCCGCGATGATTCGCTTCGGTGAACACACGACCGACGAAGTCTTCATCTCTCACACCGCGGCGACCGCCGGTGTGGAAATCGAAAACACCGGCAGCGAACCGTTGGTCGGTCTGCGATACTTTGGTCCCGACACCCACGAAAACCTTCCCTCCGCCGGCAGCTGA
- a CDS encoding sugar phosphate isomerase/epimerase family protein, which translates to MTDHPNQFPKLHNAAWPGVVGKGDDDANPVIELDEMLDLTAAAQVDGRKFDGVDIFLYDPHISIDSTDEQLEDVARRVKERGLVIGSVVAPVWGPTGGGPAGGTKDDIEAFLTQVRKGCSVAKRLTEIGIRPYGVVRLDSAMPVADWIKDPHANQSRIADTFKAAADIAEEYDQRLAAEGEICWGGMHSWRKMADLLERVGHPERFGFQADMAHTLLYLLGYNAPEDAILPQDFDWNDKDRLDHAFKELTHVLRPWTIDFHVAQNDASVHGTGSHDKTGRHCLPDDPNGKLDIAHDAGYWLRDEHGDVLTTCRHICWDGCMFPNDVMHSADTWNHILAAMLSVQDAHGWNE; encoded by the coding sequence ATGACTGATCATCCCAATCAATTTCCCAAACTGCACAACGCGGCATGGCCGGGGGTCGTGGGCAAAGGCGACGACGACGCCAACCCGGTGATCGAACTGGACGAAATGCTGGATCTGACCGCAGCCGCCCAAGTCGATGGACGCAAATTCGATGGCGTTGACATCTTTTTGTACGATCCACACATCTCGATCGATTCCACTGACGAACAGTTGGAAGATGTCGCCCGCCGGGTCAAAGAACGCGGACTGGTGATCGGCAGCGTCGTCGCACCGGTTTGGGGACCGACCGGCGGTGGCCCTGCCGGCGGCACCAAGGACGACATCGAAGCCTTTCTGACGCAGGTCCGCAAAGGCTGTAGCGTTGCCAAACGTTTGACCGAGATCGGGATTCGACCCTACGGCGTGGTGCGTTTGGATTCGGCCATGCCCGTGGCCGATTGGATCAAAGATCCGCACGCCAACCAGTCGCGCATCGCCGACACGTTCAAAGCGGCCGCGGACATCGCCGAAGAATACGACCAACGTTTGGCCGCCGAAGGCGAAATCTGCTGGGGCGGTATGCACAGTTGGCGAAAGATGGCCGACCTTTTGGAACGTGTCGGTCACCCTGAACGGTTCGGTTTCCAAGCCGACATGGCGCACACGTTGTTGTACCTGTTGGGCTACAACGCACCGGAAGACGCCATCCTGCCGCAAGACTTTGACTGGAACGACAAAGATCGTTTGGATCATGCGTTCAAGGAATTGACCCACGTCTTGCGTCCATGGACCATTGATTTTCATGTCGCCCAGAACGACGCGTCGGTCCACGGAACGGGCAGCCACGACAAGACAGGACGTCACTGTTTGCCCGATGACCCCAACGGCAAACTAGACATCGCCCATGACGCCGGATACTGGTTGCGTGACGAACACGGTGATGTGCTGACGACGTGTCGACACATCTGTTGGGACGGATGCATGTTCCCCAATGACGTCATGCACAGTGCCGACACGTGGAATCACATCTTGGCCGCCATGCTTAGCGTTCAAGACGCTCACGGCTGGAACGAATAG
- a CDS encoding Gfo/Idh/MocA family protein yields the protein MKTLNIGMIGYGFMGRTHTNGYCQANHFFDLQYKPVLKAVCARNEEKAKAFAQQWGYESVETDWRKLIERDDIDAIDVCTPNNLHKEISIAAAKAGKMILCEKPLAMNTAEGEEMCKAVEDAGVRNMVWYNYRRVPAVTLAKQLIDQGRLGKIFHYRANFLQDWTINADVPQGGAATWRLDAEAAGSGVTGDLLAHCIDTAIWLNGGITDVSAVTETFVKERTHAETGEKKPVKIDDACSFFCHFDNGSLGLFESTRYARGHKALYTLEINGEKASIRWDLHDLHRLEYFDHSDDSVVRGWRSVHVTDGDQPYMGNWWVPGLQIGYEHTFIHQVADFLKSLETGEAIGPTFRDALETQKVCDAVLSSAADRAWKNV from the coding sequence ATGAAAACCTTGAACATCGGCATGATCGGCTACGGCTTCATGGGCCGAACCCACACCAATGGTTACTGCCAGGCGAATCACTTTTTTGATTTGCAGTACAAGCCGGTCCTGAAAGCCGTTTGTGCACGCAACGAGGAAAAGGCGAAGGCGTTTGCCCAGCAATGGGGATACGAATCGGTGGAAACCGATTGGCGAAAGCTGATCGAGCGTGACGACATCGACGCCATCGACGTTTGCACGCCGAACAATTTGCACAAGGAAATTTCCATCGCCGCCGCCAAAGCGGGCAAGATGATCCTGTGCGAAAAGCCGTTGGCAATGAATACGGCCGAAGGCGAAGAAATGTGCAAGGCTGTCGAAGACGCCGGCGTTCGGAACATGGTCTGGTACAACTACCGACGTGTTCCCGCCGTGACGCTGGCCAAACAACTGATCGACCAAGGTCGCTTGGGCAAAATCTTTCATTACCGCGCAAACTTTCTGCAAGACTGGACGATCAACGCGGACGTGCCCCAAGGCGGTGCGGCGACGTGGCGGTTGGATGCCGAAGCGGCCGGAAGCGGCGTGACAGGCGACCTGCTGGCGCACTGTATCGACACCGCCATCTGGCTCAACGGCGGCATCACCGATGTCTCCGCCGTCACGGAAACCTTCGTCAAGGAACGCACCCACGCGGAAACGGGCGAAAAGAAACCCGTCAAGATCGACGACGCATGCAGCTTCTTCTGCCACTTCGATAACGGGTCACTGGGATTGTTCGAATCGACCCGCTACGCCCGCGGCCACAAGGCGCTTTACACGCTGGAAATCAACGGCGAAAAAGCATCGATCCGTTGGGACCTTCACGATCTGCACCGCCTGGAATATTTCGATCACAGCGATGATTCAGTCGTTCGCGGTTGGCGCAGTGTGCACGTGACCGACGGCGATCAGCCCTACATGGGCAACTGGTGGGTACCCGGTCTGCAGATCGGTTACGAACACACCTTCATTCACCAAGTCGCCGATTTCCTGAAGTCGTTGGAGACCGGTGAAGCGATCGGTCCGACCTTCCGCGATGCCCTGGAAACCCAGAAGGTCTGCGACGCTGTCTTGTCCAGTGCCGCCGACCGTGCTTGGAAAAACGTCTAA
- a CDS encoding sulfatase family protein, protein MLTRLNPTTFLPGILGGLSLWISLTGSLVDPLGVSRSASAEDRINVVWIIADDLGPELGCYGYPSVQTPNIDRLAHEGRRYTHAFATAPVCSSSRTAFQTGHYQTTVGGHHHNTRDKQPLPDGITTVTQQMQKAGYFVCNGSGKAGDKKFAKSHLNFQYQPHAFFDGADWSQRRPGQPFFAQVQIKEPHRTFVQRDREYPNVPIPPYYPDHPITRADWGNYLASIEMLDRKVGAVLKRLDDEGLTDNTLVIFTGDHGRPHVRAKQWLYEGGLHVPLILRWPGRIAAKEVSDDLASLLDLMPTTLAAANADVPELPGRNLLDPNASGHDVLFAARDRCGDAIDRIRSVRTKDFKYIRNFHPELPYMQHSGYKRLQYPVDTLMRVLHQRGEFDSPFMANRRPTEELYDLRTDPHEQHNLADDPQYATQLIRLRQLVDQWIVRTDDQGRLDESVNVDMDALMKEKRRWYEQSLRKRGLDPGLSDEEYLQWWNDYLHAERSK, encoded by the coding sequence ATGCTCACACGTTTGAACCCGACGACATTTCTGCCCGGCATTCTGGGTGGGCTTTCTTTATGGATCAGCTTGACCGGCAGTTTGGTCGACCCACTGGGCGTTTCGCGCAGCGCATCCGCCGAAGATCGAATCAACGTCGTGTGGATCATCGCCGATGACTTGGGCCCCGAACTGGGCTGCTATGGGTATCCATCGGTCCAGACGCCGAACATCGATCGGCTTGCCCACGAAGGCCGGCGATACACTCATGCGTTTGCCACCGCACCGGTATGTTCCTCCTCACGCACCGCATTTCAAACCGGCCACTACCAAACCACCGTTGGCGGTCATCACCACAACACTCGTGACAAGCAACCGTTGCCCGACGGCATCACGACGGTGACGCAGCAGATGCAAAAGGCTGGTTACTTTGTTTGCAACGGTAGCGGAAAGGCGGGCGACAAAAAGTTCGCCAAGTCACACCTGAATTTTCAATACCAACCTCACGCGTTCTTTGACGGTGCCGATTGGTCGCAACGACGTCCCGGACAACCGTTCTTTGCACAGGTGCAAATCAAGGAGCCTCATCGCACGTTCGTCCAGCGGGATCGCGAATATCCAAATGTGCCGATACCACCGTATTATCCCGACCATCCGATCACCCGCGCCGATTGGGGAAACTACTTGGCCAGCATCGAAATGCTGGACCGAAAAGTCGGTGCCGTGCTGAAGCGTCTGGATGACGAGGGATTGACGGACAACACGCTGGTGATTTTCACCGGTGATCATGGTCGACCACATGTGCGTGCCAAACAGTGGTTGTATGAAGGCGGATTACACGTGCCACTGATTCTGCGATGGCCCGGTCGTATTGCGGCAAAGGAGGTCAGCGACGACTTGGCGTCTCTGCTGGACCTGATGCCGACGACTCTGGCCGCCGCGAACGCCGATGTTCCCGAACTCCCGGGACGCAATCTTCTGGATCCGAACGCCTCCGGCCATGACGTCTTGTTCGCCGCACGGGATCGATGCGGCGATGCCATCGACCGAATCCGTTCGGTGCGAACCAAGGATTTCAAATATATCCGCAATTTCCACCCAGAATTGCCCTACATGCAGCACAGCGGATACAAGCGTTTGCAGTACCCCGTGGATACCTTGATGCGTGTCTTGCACCAGCGTGGTGAATTTGATTCGCCCTTCATGGCGAATCGTCGACCAACCGAAGAACTGTACGACTTGCGGACCGACCCGCATGAACAGCACAACCTGGCCGACGATCCACAGTATGCGACCCAGTTGATTCGACTTCGCCAGTTGGTCGACCAATGGATCGTTCGCACCGACGACCAGGGACGGTTGGATGAATCCGTCAATGTGGACATGGATGCGTTGATGAAAGAAAAACGCCGGTGGTATGAACAGTCCCTTCGCAAACGCGGTTTAGATCCGGGCCTGTCGGACGAAGAATATTTGCAATGGTGGAATGACTACCTGCACGCCGAGCGATCAAAATGA
- a CDS encoding sulfatase family protein translates to MFVPLVIVIGGLLFAGVDRVCVAGDAKGLPNIVVIYGDDIGYGDFGCYGGTGADTANIDALADGGMRFTSAYCTAATCTPSRYSLLTGQYAFRNQAAKILPGNAPLIIDTDRPNLASFLRSVGYRTGLVGKWHLGLGHADRPLDWNGKIAPGPAEVGFDESFNMAATADRVPSVYIRDGRVVNLDPNDPIGVNYQSKIGDEPTGRSHPELLKVQADDQHSCTIVNGVSRIGYMTGGKAARFKDEDMADTYLNEAIDFVRRNKDQPFFLYYAPNENHVPRVIHPRFAGSSGLGPRGDALMVFDWCVGRFVETLRSEGLEQNTLIILSSDNGPVLFDGYWDGAINRTGDHRAAGPWRGGKYSRWEGGTRMPLITYWPGTISPGVSDALISQVDLFRSIAALIKMPFPDNAAMDGQDVSAALLGHTDQGRDFVIQEALTQLAVRQGDWKYLPPGSITERGGIDQWKSITVDEPGWLFNLADDPGELKNVATDHPDKVAQLRRIIADVAPEKVIGAEGLNKKQLGF, encoded by the coding sequence ATGTTTGTTCCGCTCGTCATCGTGATCGGCGGCCTATTGTTTGCCGGTGTGGATCGTGTCTGCGTCGCCGGGGATGCAAAGGGGTTGCCCAACATCGTGGTCATCTATGGTGACGACATCGGGTACGGCGACTTTGGTTGTTACGGCGGAACCGGGGCCGACACAGCAAACATCGACGCCCTGGCCGACGGCGGCATGCGATTCACGTCCGCGTACTGCACGGCGGCGACGTGCACGCCGTCACGCTATTCCTTGTTGACCGGACAGTATGCGTTTCGAAATCAGGCTGCGAAGATCCTTCCGGGCAATGCACCCCTGATCATTGATACCGATCGACCCAATCTTGCCAGCTTCCTGCGATCGGTCGGATATCGCACGGGTTTGGTCGGCAAGTGGCACTTGGGATTGGGACACGCCGACCGTCCACTGGACTGGAACGGCAAGATTGCACCTGGTCCCGCCGAAGTCGGATTCGATGAATCGTTCAACATGGCCGCCACCGCTGATCGAGTCCCGTCGGTGTACATCCGCGACGGGCGCGTCGTGAACTTGGATCCCAATGATCCCATTGGTGTGAACTATCAATCCAAGATCGGCGATGAACCGACCGGACGATCACACCCTGAATTGCTGAAGGTCCAAGCCGATGATCAGCATTCCTGCACGATCGTCAACGGCGTCAGCCGCATCGGATACATGACCGGTGGAAAAGCGGCCCGCTTCAAGGACGAAGACATGGCCGATACGTACTTGAACGAGGCAATCGACTTTGTCCGCAGGAACAAAGACCAACCGTTCTTTTTGTACTACGCCCCCAACGAAAACCATGTTCCTCGCGTCATTCACCCAAGATTCGCAGGATCATCTGGCCTTGGACCACGTGGTGACGCTCTGATGGTGTTCGATTGGTGCGTCGGCCGGTTCGTTGAAACACTACGCAGCGAAGGTTTGGAACAGAACACGTTGATCATTCTGTCATCCGACAACGGCCCCGTGTTGTTCGATGGGTACTGGGACGGCGCGATCAACAGAACAGGGGACCACCGAGCCGCCGGTCCCTGGCGTGGCGGAAAGTACAGTCGATGGGAAGGCGGCACGCGGATGCCCTTGATCACCTATTGGCCCGGTACGATATCGCCCGGCGTTTCTGATGCCTTGATCAGCCAAGTCGATTTGTTCCGGTCCATCGCTGCACTGATCAAGATGCCATTTCCCGATAACGCCGCAATGGATGGTCAAGACGTCTCCGCGGCCCTGTTAGGTCATACCGATCAAGGTCGCGACTTCGTCATCCAAGAAGCTTTAACCCAGTTGGCCGTGCGACAAGGCGACTGGAAATACTTGCCGCCGGGAAGCATTACCGAGCGTGGTGGCATCGACCAATGGAAATCAATCACCGTCGATGAACCGGGCTGGTTGTTCAACCTTGCCGATGACCCAGGCGAATTGAAGAACGTTGCCACGGATCACCCCGATAAGGTTGCACAGTTACGCCGTATCATCGCCGACGTGGCGCCGGAAAAAGTGATCGGTGCCGAAGGGTTGAATAAAAAGCAGCTCGGTTTCTAG